A part of Puntigrus tetrazona isolate hp1 chromosome 21, ASM1883169v1, whole genome shotgun sequence genomic DNA contains:
- the rnf180b gene encoding E3 ubiquitin-protein ligase RNF180 isoform X2, which translates to MATSFVTEERDQSVTLEDPINLRCRKCRRCLLDSTSILKVGTSSEAAATCNVWHLNVESLPDWILASVGQATWTMGKLNCQNCGARLGGFNFVNCSKCSCGRDTTVHLSKSRVDQDLKPKVLLARPGRTREHIMRRKNEVECLAQTISSSPSSSSTVSHVASEVESTEEPQILETFERGTYVSLPSELLPQLSDYQESLEVQHLGSASQSRTSLDRALNPEEVRLGVMEEPSRNISPNLEPKLSKREKNHMKSLRRKQRKKERWVQRQQEAKDLATKWDLTGSDDDEREGYTCAVCLDIYYSPYKCHPCSHVFCEPCLRTLAKNRPSNTPCPLCRTLISHVLFQEELNQTTKTCFPKVYCSRHETFQKTNYSKWPLPNCPKRFRVFWGFQRHGGPASRWQFPHRAFGLDALDLGDMWGWPFDIDFVIISVYSLHWVMAFIIFCGLCYFLLL; encoded by the exons ATGGCTACCTCTTTCGTG ACCGAAGAACGAGATCAATCGGTGACATTAGAAGATCCAATAAACCTTCGCTGCAGAAAGTGCCGTAGATGTCTACTAGACTCCACCAGCATCCTGAAG GTAGGAACATCGAGCGAAGCTGCAGCCACATGCAATGTGTGGCATTTGAATGTTGAATCTTTGCCAGATTGGATTTTGGCAAGTGTCGGTCAG GCCACTTGGACAATGGGGAAACTAAACTGTCAAAACTGTGGAGCTCGCTTAGGAGGCTTTAATTTTGTCAATTGCTCTAAATGCTCCTGTGGGCGTGACACAACAGTACATCTCAGTAAGAGTCGGGTTGATCAGGATCTAAAACCTAAAGTTCTTTTGGCGAGACCAGGAAGGACTAGAGAACATATCATGAGGAGGAAGAATGAGGTGGAGTGTCTCGCTCAGACAATAAGCTCATCTCCCTCTTCTTCCTCAACTGTGTCCCATGTTGCCTCTGAGGTTGAGTCAACTGAAGAACCACAGATTCTTGAGACTTTTGAGAGAGGCACATATGTTTCTTTACCTTCTGAACTGCTACCACAGCTGTCTGATTATCAGGAGAGTTTAGAGGTACAGCATCTGGGTTCTGCTTCCCAGAGTAGAACCTCTCTGGACCGAGCTTTGAATCCAGAAGAAGTCAGACTCGGAGTGATGGAGGAGCCATCAAGAAACATCTCACCCAACCTAGAGCCAAAGCTTtccaagagagagaaaaaccaCATGAAAAGCCTTAGAAGGAAGCAGAGGAAGAAGGAGCGTTGGGTTCAGAGACAGCAGGAGGCAAAAGATCTG GCTACGAAGTGGGACCTAACGGGCAGTGATGACGATGAGAGGGAGGGATACACATGTGCCGTGTGCTTAGACATATATTACAGCCCTTATAAGTGCCATCCTTGCAGTCATGTGTTCTGTGAGCCCTGTTTGAGAACTCTGGCAAAGAACAGGCCAAGCAACACCCCTTGTCCCCTCTGTAGGACCCTCATATCCCACGTACTCTTTCAGGAAG AACTTAACCAAACTACAAAGACCTGCTTCCCAAAAGTGTATTGTTCAAGACACGAGACTTTTCAGAAGACCAACTATTCCAAGTGGCCCCTGCCCAACTGTCCAAAGCGTTTCCGAGTCTTCTGGG gATTTCAGAGGCACGGAGGTCCTGCCAGTCGGTGGCAGTTTCCACACCGAGCGTTCGGCCTGGATGCGTTGGATCTGGGAGACATGTGGGGCTGGCCATTTGACATTGACTTTGTGATCATCTCTGTCTACTCTCTGCATTGGGTGATGGCGTTCATCATCTTCTGTGGCCTCTGCTACTTCCTCCTCCTCTGA
- the rnf180b gene encoding E3 ubiquitin-protein ligase RNF180 isoform X1: protein MATSFVQTEERDQSVTLEDPINLRCRKCRRCLLDSTSILKVGTSSEAAATCNVWHLNVESLPDWILASVGQATWTMGKLNCQNCGARLGGFNFVNCSKCSCGRDTTVHLSKSRVDQDLKPKVLLARPGRTREHIMRRKNEVECLAQTISSSPSSSSTVSHVASEVESTEEPQILETFERGTYVSLPSELLPQLSDYQESLEVQHLGSASQSRTSLDRALNPEEVRLGVMEEPSRNISPNLEPKLSKREKNHMKSLRRKQRKKERWVQRQQEAKDLATKWDLTGSDDDEREGYTCAVCLDIYYSPYKCHPCSHVFCEPCLRTLAKNRPSNTPCPLCRTLISHVLFQEELNQTTKTCFPKVYCSRHETFQKTNYSKWPLPNCPKRFRVFWGFQRHGGPASRWQFPHRAFGLDALDLGDMWGWPFDIDFVIISVYSLHWVMAFIIFCGLCYFLLL, encoded by the exons ATGGCTACCTCTTTCGTG CAGACCGAAGAACGAGATCAATCGGTGACATTAGAAGATCCAATAAACCTTCGCTGCAGAAAGTGCCGTAGATGTCTACTAGACTCCACCAGCATCCTGAAG GTAGGAACATCGAGCGAAGCTGCAGCCACATGCAATGTGTGGCATTTGAATGTTGAATCTTTGCCAGATTGGATTTTGGCAAGTGTCGGTCAG GCCACTTGGACAATGGGGAAACTAAACTGTCAAAACTGTGGAGCTCGCTTAGGAGGCTTTAATTTTGTCAATTGCTCTAAATGCTCCTGTGGGCGTGACACAACAGTACATCTCAGTAAGAGTCGGGTTGATCAGGATCTAAAACCTAAAGTTCTTTTGGCGAGACCAGGAAGGACTAGAGAACATATCATGAGGAGGAAGAATGAGGTGGAGTGTCTCGCTCAGACAATAAGCTCATCTCCCTCTTCTTCCTCAACTGTGTCCCATGTTGCCTCTGAGGTTGAGTCAACTGAAGAACCACAGATTCTTGAGACTTTTGAGAGAGGCACATATGTTTCTTTACCTTCTGAACTGCTACCACAGCTGTCTGATTATCAGGAGAGTTTAGAGGTACAGCATCTGGGTTCTGCTTCCCAGAGTAGAACCTCTCTGGACCGAGCTTTGAATCCAGAAGAAGTCAGACTCGGAGTGATGGAGGAGCCATCAAGAAACATCTCACCCAACCTAGAGCCAAAGCTTtccaagagagagaaaaaccaCATGAAAAGCCTTAGAAGGAAGCAGAGGAAGAAGGAGCGTTGGGTTCAGAGACAGCAGGAGGCAAAAGATCTG GCTACGAAGTGGGACCTAACGGGCAGTGATGACGATGAGAGGGAGGGATACACATGTGCCGTGTGCTTAGACATATATTACAGCCCTTATAAGTGCCATCCTTGCAGTCATGTGTTCTGTGAGCCCTGTTTGAGAACTCTGGCAAAGAACAGGCCAAGCAACACCCCTTGTCCCCTCTGTAGGACCCTCATATCCCACGTACTCTTTCAGGAAG AACTTAACCAAACTACAAAGACCTGCTTCCCAAAAGTGTATTGTTCAAGACACGAGACTTTTCAGAAGACCAACTATTCCAAGTGGCCCCTGCCCAACTGTCCAAAGCGTTTCCGAGTCTTCTGGG gATTTCAGAGGCACGGAGGTCCTGCCAGTCGGTGGCAGTTTCCACACCGAGCGTTCGGCCTGGATGCGTTGGATCTGGGAGACATGTGGGGCTGGCCATTTGACATTGACTTTGTGATCATCTCTGTCTACTCTCTGCATTGGGTGATGGCGTTCATCATCTTCTGTGGCCTCTGCTACTTCCTCCTCCTCTGA